GTTAGTTAAATATATTAGACTTAGACTTGCAGCGTTAAATGTCAATTTTTGCTAAATACAAGACCGGTCATATGTGCAAGAATTCAAACAAATGAAAGGTCAAATTGGTCCTCAAACTTCGTAATCATGATCAATTAGTCTAAATTGAAGTTTGGATACCAACTCGGTCCTTAACTTGGTAAATTTTGACAAATGGAcccaaattttataaaaattttgttattaaaaCTGATTGAATCTGGAATAACTTGTCAAAATTTACCAGTTTGAAGGATTCGGACTAAATTGACTCGCTACCAACTTTATGGAGCTTTTTGATccttaaattgaattgaaacataTGCACCATTTCACAAATCCAGAATGCTTTTTGCCTATTTGCTGCATTGTGTGACATACAAAAGAAGAAGTCAGAAGTGAAAGGAGTGATGGTGATATTGTTCTTTTAATTTCTGTTATTGCTGTTTGTGTAGGTTATTCTGTCATTTAAGTTTTATTCCCTAAAGGTTAGTTTTGGCATTTAGCCAGTTTAGTGGTCCTGCCTGCTGTGTGGCTTGTACCAGCTGGCATAACTGTTTTGTCCTTACTCTATTTTAGAGAAGGCTGTTCTCTGTAGAGGTTATCGAATGAATTAATAGAAATCTATTTcctctcttttctctctctctctttctcaccTCACTATTCTCTTTCTCAATCCTTCTAAATTCTAACGTCAAAATCTAGTTttgacattggtatcagagatcCGATCCTCCGGCCATCTCGTGTATGGTAAATACGTATGTTAGAAGAACAAGAGTAGCAAACAGGCGAACTAAAGAAGCCATGGAAGAATTACAACATAAGCTTGATGATCTCACAACCCAGTTCCATCGCAGTTCAGAATCCACTGCTGAGCAACTGGAAAATATTAAGGCTCACCAAGCCACACAACAACAACACTATGAGAGTCTTCTAGCTGAGCAGAATATCCTTCGTCGTGCTCAGATGGAATCACAACAATCCCTAGAAAAATCTATCCAATCCTTGGCTTTGATGATGCAAAGTCAGCAAGGAAATTCTTCACACACTCAAAACCCTGTTGCCAACCTTTCACCATCCGTTCAAGCTGTACTCATTCGAGATCCAAACAGAGGAATCTTAGGCAGTCCTCCTGGATTGAGTATGGGAGAAAACTCTAGTGCTAAAAACCTTCCTTATAACAAGCTTCTACCCAAGTGTGACCTTCCAATCTTCGATGGCACAGATGTAGAGATGTGGGTTAGCAAATGCAGCAAGTATTTCCAACTGTTTGAAGTGGAAGAGGAAAGGAAGATTCATCTGGTGGGATTGTATTTACAGGGTAAGGCAGAGAAGTGGTTTAGAAACTGGAGGCCTGGCCATCCCTTAGTTTCTTGGCAAGAATTTGTAGAAGCAATCGAGAAGAGATTCCAAGAGACTGATGTTGTGGATGTTGTAGAACAACTCACTTTGTTGAAGCAAATTGGATCTGTGGTAGAGTACCAAGATCAGTTTGAATCCATCAAGTTGAAGATGGAGAAGGTACACCCTGAAAATTCTGAATCCTTTTATCTATCAGCATTTACAACTGGTTTAAAACCAGAAATTAAATCTGCTGTTAGATCTGATCATCCTAAAGACTTATATGATGCCATCAAACAAGCAAAACTTGCAGAAATCCACCTTAAACATGTAGTTGACTTTCTTAAACCAAAACCTGCATTCAGATCCCCAAATCCAGTAAAACCTTATACACCCTACTCCAATACAGGCCAGAAACCTTACACACCCTTCACCCAAACACCAAACCTTCCTACTAAAGTCACTGATCCAAAACCTGCAATCAACAACCAAACCTTCAAGAGAACCCCTGGAATATGCTGGAAATGTGGCGATAAATTTTTCCCAGGCCATCAGTATAATGGGAAGAAACTTAACATGATAAATATGGAGTTAGAAGGAGAGGAAGAAGGGGAAATTGTAGAGGAAGAGGTGGAGCCTTCTGGAGAGTTGCTTAATGAAAACATTGAACCTATTTCATTATCGGTTAATGCTTTAGATGGGGGAGTTAATCATAACACCATTCGGCTCAAGGGAATGTTGAACAAACGAGCACTTATGGTTTTGATTGATTCAAGCAGCACTCACAGTTTTGTAGATCAACATTTGGCAGCTGAAGCTAAGTTACCACTTCTACAAGTCAAACCAGCTACAATAGTAGTTGCTGATGGGCGCCAAATGACTGTAAGTACTCTATGTGATAGCTTTCAATGGTCCATGAAGGGGTCTAAATTTCAATTTCCTGTGAGAGTATTGGAATTAGGGGACTATGATTTGATCCTCGGAGTTGATTGGATGAGGAATCATACCCCTGTCACCTTTGATTTCGATCATAATAAACTCATAATTCATAAAGACCAACAACCTATTGAATTGCATGGAATGACCGGAGAAATTAAGCTTAAGGCTATTTCACTCAAATCAGTGAATCAGTTGGTGTCTAAGGGGTGGAAAGGAATCACCTCAAGGTTGTTTCTAATTTCtgtcaaagaagaggaagaaaaacACATTCCAGACCCTCACCTACCTCAAGTTGTCCATCCTTACCAAACCCTCATAAACACTTATAATGAACTCTTCCAACCACCTACTATGTTACCTCCTCCAAGATCACATGATCATGCCATACCTCTAAAACCTGGAACAGAACCTGTCAATGTTCGCCCGTACAGATACTCTCACCACCAAAAGAATGAAATTGAAAAGTTGATAGCTGAGATGTTGGAGAATGGAATCATACAGCCTAGTCATAGCCCATTTGCATCTCCAGTCCTATTGGTTAAAAAGAAGGAAGGCACTTGGAGCTTCTGTGTTGACTACAGAGAGCTCAATAAGGCTACCATTAAGCACAAATTCCCAATTCCAGTCATTCAGGAATTGCTTGATGAATTGCACGGAGCAAgggttttttctaaaatttatttaagggCAGGATACCATCAGATCAGGATGAAACCAGAAGATGTCCCTAAAACATCTTTTAGAACCCACACAGGCCACTATGATTTTTTAGTAATGCCTTTTGGGCTCACTAATGCCCCTGCCACCTTTCAGTCTCTTATGAATACTATATTTTCCCCTTATCTCAGACAATTTGTGCTAGTTTTTTTTATGACATACTAATTTACAGTAAAACAGAAGAGGATCATCTCATTCACTTAGAGATGGTGTTCAAAATACTCAAACAGCATCAGCTCTTTGCTAAGGGCtccaaatgtgattttggagTTTCATAGGTGGCCTATCTAGGGCATATTATATCAGCTGCGGGAGTGGCAACAGACCCTGCCAAGATAGTTGCTATGCAGAAGTGGCATGTCCCATCTTCACTTAAGCAATTGAGGGGATTCTTAGGCCTTACAGGCTACTACAGACAGTTCATTAAAGGCTATGGTGTGGTGAGTAAACCCTTAACTGAGCTTCTTAAGAAAGACAACTTTCACTGGACTCCTGAAGCCCGAACTGCCTTTGAACAGCTTAAGTTGCTTATGACTCAACCACCTGTATTAGCCCTGCCAGACTTCTCACAACCATTTGTAATTGAGTGTGATGCAAGTGGGACTGGAATTGGTGCAGTATTGATGCAACAAGGAAGACCTTTGTGTTTCCTTTCAAAAATATTGAGCCCTAGAAATCAGCAGCTATCTGCTTATGAGAGGGAGCTCCTAGCTATATTGCAAGCATGCACTACTTGGAGGCATTATCTAGAGAGTTCTGTGTTTACTATCAAGACAGACCATGAAAGCATTAAACATTTGCTAGAACAAAAGCTGCATACTTATCTTCAATTTAAGGGCATCTCAAAACTACTTGGGTTGGATTACACCATCCAATACAAGAAGGGAAGTGAAAACAAGGTAGCAGATGCCTTATCAAGGCAGAATGAAGAAGGGCAGGGCATTTCCGTAGGGTTAAAGGCAATCATCATGGTCATTCCAACTTGGTTAGAGGAAGTACAGGATTCCTATAAAGGAGACACCACTGCTGAAACCCTTATTCAACAGCTGATAGTCAACTCCACTCCACAATCAGGGTATACCTATACTCATGGGCTCCTCAGGTATCATTCTAAATTGTACATTGGGACTTCTACTGAAAGTAAAATCATAGGAGAATGCCATAATTCTCCTGTTGGTGGACACTCAGGAATCAAGGCAACCCTGACCAAAGTCCAACAACATTTCTACTGGCCTCATTTATCTAAAGCAGTCACAACTTGGGTTTCAAATTGTGATACTTGTCAACGGTGCAAAGTGGATCACTCAGCCTATCCAGGTCTTTTACAACCCCTTCCAATTCCTGCAGGAGCATGGCAGGATATAGCCATGGATTTCATTGAAAAATTACCTAAGTCTGGAGGGTATGACACCATTCTAGTAGTGGTAGACAGGTTCACCAAAGGAGGTCATTTCATTAAACTATCTCATCCTTTTTCTGCAGCCACAATAGCATCAGTGTTCCTCGACAACATTTTTAAGATTCATGGCATGCCTAAGAGTGTGGTCTCTGATCGTGACTGGATTTTTACAGGAGTTTTTTGGAAGGAATTACTGAAGTTACTAGGCACTAAACTCCAGTTTAGTAGCGCCTATCACCCTCAAACTGATGGCCAGTCTGAAAGGCTTAATCAGTGCTTGGAAAACTATCTCAGAAGTATGTGCTTCTTGAAACCTAAGGCTTGGTCCAAATGGCCTAGCTTGGAAGAATTCTGGTATAACTCATCTTATCACAGCGCGATAAAAATGTCCCCTTTTGAGGCCTTGTACGGAACAGCACCACAGTTGCCTATTTTGCCTTCTCTAGTTTCCAAAGTAGCAGCAGTTGATGAGATGCTTAGAGAAAGGGACTCCATGAATGCTCTACTTCGAGAATGTTTGAGCTCAGCCCAAAATAGAATGAAGTAGAATGCTGACCTTCATCGCATAGATAGAGAGTTTGAAGTGGGAGATTGGGTGTTCCTCAAGCTACAACCTTATAGACAAATGTCAATAGCCCTCAGAAGCTCCATGAAAATTAGTGCTCGCTATTATGGTCCCTTTCAGGTTCTGCAACGTATAGGCAAGGTGGCATACAAGCTAAACTTACCTCCAGCTTGTAAAATTCATGATGTATTCCACATCTCACTCTTAAAGAAAAGACCAGCACCCACTCATGTTCCCCTCACTACTCTCCCTCCTAGTGTTGCTGGTGAAATGATtattaccccccccccccccccttaagGTCCTAAACACAAGGAATGCAATTATTGGGGACAAGGCAGTTCCTCAACTCCTCATTCAATGGGAAGGTATGCCTGTTATTGATTCTACATGGAAAGATAAGGACACTATAGCAGTTCAGTTCCCTGAGTTCTTCcattcttggggacaagaatgCAGTAAAGGAGGGGGTATTGTGACATACAAAAGAAGAAGTCAGAAGTGAAAGGAGTGATGGTGATATTGTTCTTTTAATTTCTGTTATTGCTATTTGTGTAGGTTATTCTGTCATTTAAGTTTTATTCCCTAAAGGTTAGTTTTGGTATTTGGTCAGTGTAGTGGTTCTGATGTTGTGTGACCTATACCAGCTGGCATAACTGTTTTTGTCCTTACCCTAAAGGTTAGTTTTGGCATTTAATCAGTTTAGTGGTCCTACCTGCTGTGTGGCTTGTACCAGCTGACATAACTGTTTTGTCCTTACTCTATTTTAGAGAAGGCTGTTCTCTGTAGAGGTTATCGAATGAATTAATAGAAATCTATTTcctctcttttctctctcttctctctctctctctttctcaccTCACTATTCTCTTTCTCAATCCTTCTAAATTCTAACGTCAAAATCTAGTTTTGACACATTGATTTGAGAGCAGAGTGAATCAGCTAGGACTTTCCATCTGCATAAAGAaaaactagttatctttatccATTACGTATTATGAATTACTTCACATTTTCTATTTGGTCATGTAAATTTTGTATTTGGTTAGAATGATGAACATAGAATAGTGCAGTAACTACAATTTTAAAATCTTGGAGACAAAAAGGGCAAAAGaatctttttctttatattCTGTACATGTGGGTGCTTAAAATGCTCAAGGATTTTTAATTCCTCACTAATATACAACTACGTGTACATATCTTAAACGATCCTAGAAAAACATCCCAACTCAAATAGATGCTGAGAAATGTTAAAACACTTGAAAAGATGAACGCCGGAGCAACATCAGACCAGGACGCTATTTTAATAGCGCATAATTTGCACAATGCTTCCAAAGCAACATCTACTCTCAACATATCTCCCTTTTCCCCCACAATAGAGCTCCAAACATCGTTACAAGCCAAGCCACACTCAATACCCGAGTCGATCGTTTAGGGACGTTCGTCCATCACCAGATTGTCCTGCATTCAACattaatatcaaaataataataataataataaaattgctAGAGCCAAGTTTAATTGTGAAAGAGAGAAATTACCTTCTGGGGGCACCCAAGATTCATATTCTGGATTGCTGTTAATAAATGACGGTTTCTCAGGGCCAAGTACTCTTTTTGGCTTTTTATTATCCTTACTAGCATGTCCACTTGTGCCTATATCTCCTAGTTCATCTTCTGCGTGATACCCTCTTTTATGTTTCAATAGCAATGCCACTGCATCTTCTGCTGCTACCTTGGCTTCTACAGGGGATGCTGCAGCATTGTTATTGTTAGCCCCGGCTCCTTCAGTTTTCTTCTGTTTCCTTATTATCAACCCCGGAGCAGCATTTTCAATGCCAGAATCCCCCTTACCGGGTTCTCCATCTACACCAAGCATGATTTTTTGTCGGTCTTTGTAATCGACAAATTGGTCTGTTTCATCTACATCCaaaattatttcttcttttgtcTCTTTGGGTTTCTCGTGATGAACTGCACCAAGCCATTGAGGTTCTGTAACGGTATACACTGAGGGTGCCGCCTCAGGTGCATCAACAATAATCTTGTCAGCTTCGGGATTTTTCTCTGATTCAACGGGAGTAACTACTGAATCTAGAGTTCTCTCTTTCTTTTCAGAGGTGTTATCTGTTGATGTTTCCACACCCTTGCCTTTCTTTTGTTTCACATGTGGTTGCCTTTTGGTAGTAGCAGCAGCAGGTTTTTCAGCTGTATCGTGTCTCAGCTCTTGTACTCTTGAATCCCTTTTCTTAGCAGCTTCTCCTGATGGGTCGGCAATTTTTAATAGGAAGAGGATCCTATCGAGTTCAGGTTGGAGAGCAGACATctctttttcaatttttgtagTTGTATCAAGCACTGAAAGTAGTATGTAATTAGCAAGAGAAGATGGAAGATAAACTGCTTTTTGAATAcataaacttaaatgatttaaAAAATGCTATGCCGTAATCGCTTACCTAGTTGAGTTGACAGCCCTGACATGTAAGCATCAAGAGCGTCGTCTCCAACTTCAGTTCCTTCTGTAGTTTCAGATTCCACCTTATtcttctccatcaaaagcaactTCTTTTTATCTTCCATTACTTTCATAATGGCATCTCTTTTATCAAGAAGGCTATCAGCAGTTTCAATCGACTGGTTTTCATTACCTTTTTGTACTGAAGGCTTTTTTGTCCGGTCATAGAATTCATCTTCGTCACTGAGGAATTAAAAGACAAAAGATTGCCTATCtattacatgttcataatcATAATATGAATGGAAAAGACATTTATTAGAAACTCATTGAATATACAATTGAGCAATAATGTAAATCCTGATCATGATTCCAATCCAGCCGGAAAGCTATGGACAATTCAGAATGTGAAGGGATGATATCATAACTATCCATGGTAGCATTTTAAGGTTCAAGAGGAATTCTACAAAGGTAAAGTACCTCGTaaaatcttcatcatcttctgctGTCCCCTTTTTTGTATTGCTGGATCTCCTTCCACCACGTGCGCCTAAACTTTCCCGGATACTTTCATTCAATGTCTCTTCCAAGTTTTCCAATTCTTCTAAGATCTATTAGAAATATGAACAAACAACATGGTGTTTTAGGGAGAAACTAAAAGAGTTTTCCACTACAAAAAAGATAAACCACAACCATCAGAAAACACTTAAGAGAGCAGCTTATACCTCTGTCATTCTTTGCTCATTACGTGCAATCTGGGTTTGCTGTCCTTGTGTCAACCCTCCCTGAGCAATGTCTTTAGCACGGATAGCATCTATCTCCTTCTTCATATGCGCAATCTACAGCCAAGTTTGTCGTACAAGAACACATTAGCAATAAAACTAGCACAATAGGACAAGAGATGTATGCCTATTCAAAGACAATATCAGACTCCATAGACAATGTTGCTGGTCTACAGAAAAATTGAACAGCATTGTATTGTATACATTCAATTCTCTTTTATCTTGATCCCTTATACCAGTAAAAGCTTCTACTAAAAAATAGAGATTCTATCAGTTATATGA
The DNA window shown above is from Euphorbia lathyris chromosome 1, ddEupLath1.1, whole genome shotgun sequence and carries:
- the LOC136207561 gene encoding uncharacterized protein; translation: MTTDMGPPPSRNPEPASATVATAEPEPTTLNEPQNSSTETKAPMGPPPTPLSTIDTIPDPDTVEKPTSNSVISNSIRTSVPYTIPEWSSPPCHKFYIEVLKDGSIIDQLDVFEKGAYMFGRVDICDFVLEHPTISRFHAVIQFKRKGDAYLYDLSSTHGTSINKRQVEKQVYVELHVGDVIRFGNSSRLYIFQGPPELMPQEIDSKVLRENKIRQEMFDREASLHRARREASLADGISWGMGEDAIEEEEDDGDEITWQTYRGQLTEKQEKTREKIIKRTEKIAHMKKEIDAIRAKDIAQGGLTQGQQTQIARNEQRMTEILEELENLEETLNESIRESLGARGGRRSSNTKKGTAEDDEDFTSDEDEFYDRTKKPSVQKGNENQSIETADSLLDKRDAIMKVMEDKKKLLLMEKNKVESETTEGTEVGDDALDAYMSGLSTQLVLDTTTKIEKEMSALQPELDRILFLLKIADPSGEAAKKRDSRVQELRHDTAEKPAAATTKRQPHVKQKKGKGVETSTDNTSEKKERTLDSVVTPVESEKNPEADKIIVDAPEAAPSVYTVTEPQWLGAVHHEKPKETKEEIILDVDETDQFVDYKDRQKIMLGVDGEPGKGDSGIENAAPGLIIRKQKKTEGAGANNNNAAASPVEAKVAAEDAVALLLKHKRGYHAEDELGDIGTSGHASKDNKKPKRVLGPEKPSFINSNPEYESWVPPEGQSGDGRTSLNDRLGY